A section of the Deltaproteobacteria bacterium genome encodes:
- a CDS encoding molybdopterin-dependent oxidoreductase, with amino-acid sequence MPASTRSHGKRRLPLGTDIFRRKFLKGAAAGTAAALASPRFSFGFLQPTDIANPLRHYPSRGWEKVYLDQYRYDSHFSWVCSPNCTHECRMRAFVRNGVFIRAEQNYDSHRITDLYGNQASHAWNPRGCSNGFTFQRRVYGPYRLKHPIIRKGWKEWADDGFPELTEANKTKYKFNARGQDQFIRASWDEAYTYAAKGMIHIAGKYSGEEGKKRLLDQGYQPEMLEHWEGAGTRLFKCRGGMGLLGVIGKYGMYRFCNSLALLDAKVRKVGPEKAKGGRVWSNYTWHGDQAPGHPFVHGLQAADCDMNDMRVTKLHIQIGKNLVENKRADNHFFIECMERGAKIVTITPEYSPPATKSDYWIPVRPASDTALLLGITKLLIDEKKYDPAFIKRFSDFPLLVRADTLKRLQPADVIPGYKPKDLSDSPSMKEQGLTREQRETLGDYMVWDMKAGAAVPVSRDDVGTRYDSLGIDAALEGKFRIKLLDGKTAEVYPLFELYKLHLKDYDLDSVHEITGAPKELVRRLTNDIATIKPVAIHVGEGLNHWFHATEMNRAVYLPLILTGNIGEPGAGSYTWAGNYKAAIFQGSKWSGPGFKGWIGEDPWELNLDPSADGKSIHAHMYSKDEEPGYWNYGDKALVVDTPKYGRKSFTGHSHMPTPTKVMWFTNVNLINNAKWVYEMVQNVNPNVELIMSTDIELNGTIEYCDIALAANSWVEAQVHEITASCSNPFLQIWKGGLAPVYDTRDDARILAEMSKKIGDLVGESRFADMWKFVLEGSTDAYIQRLLDSSTTTRGYKLADIMSGKYGESGVALLNFRTYPRVAFYEQIHDPQPFYTPTGRLQAYNDEPEVIEYGENFIVHREGPEATPYLPNVIVSSNPFIRPEDYGIPPGHMGADERQIRNIRLPWKEVKKTKNPLWEKGYKFICLTPKSRHSTHSSWFTTDWHFIWNNDFGDPYRLDKRAAGVGEHQVHINPQAAREMGIEDGDYVYVDANPADRPYTGWKPDDPFYRVSRLMLRARYNPAYPYGIVMIKHGAWMATERTVKAAETRPDGRAQSLDTGYQSNYRYGSHQSITRGWLMPMHQLDSLFHKAKVYMSYLFGGEADNHAVNTVPKETLVKVSKAEDGGLGGVGLFAPTRRGMMPGNESGWMQRYLAGELTRKG; translated from the coding sequence ATGCCAGCCAGCACCAGGAGTCACGGCAAGAGGAGACTTCCCTTGGGAACTGATATTTTCCGCCGCAAATTTCTTAAAGGTGCTGCCGCCGGTACGGCTGCGGCGCTCGCCTCACCACGGTTCTCTTTTGGATTTCTCCAGCCCACGGACATTGCCAATCCGCTCAGGCACTATCCGTCACGGGGATGGGAAAAGGTCTACCTGGACCAGTACCGGTACGATTCCCATTTTTCATGGGTATGCTCGCCAAACTGCACGCACGAGTGCCGGATGCGGGCGTTTGTCCGGAACGGCGTATTTATCCGGGCGGAGCAGAACTACGACAGTCACCGCATCACCGATCTGTACGGAAACCAGGCGTCCCACGCATGGAATCCGCGCGGCTGCTCGAACGGGTTTACGTTCCAGCGCCGGGTATACGGTCCGTACCGCCTGAAACACCCCATCATCCGGAAAGGTTGGAAAGAATGGGCAGATGACGGATTTCCCGAACTCACCGAAGCGAACAAGACCAAATACAAGTTCAATGCGCGCGGCCAGGACCAGTTCATCCGGGCCTCGTGGGATGAAGCCTATACCTATGCCGCCAAGGGGATGATCCATATCGCCGGGAAATACAGCGGCGAAGAGGGTAAAAAGCGGCTCCTGGATCAGGGCTATCAGCCGGAAATGCTGGAGCATTGGGAGGGGGCCGGAACGCGGCTGTTCAAGTGTCGCGGGGGCATGGGGCTTCTGGGAGTCATTGGCAAATACGGCATGTACCGGTTTTGCAACAGTCTGGCCTTGCTTGATGCAAAGGTCCGGAAAGTTGGGCCGGAAAAGGCCAAGGGCGGGCGTGTCTGGTCGAACTATACCTGGCATGGTGACCAGGCGCCGGGCCACCCGTTCGTTCACGGTCTCCAGGCGGCCGACTGCGACATGAACGACATGCGGGTCACCAAGCTGCACATCCAGATCGGAAAGAATCTCGTCGAAAACAAGCGCGCCGACAACCACTTTTTCATCGAGTGCATGGAGCGCGGCGCCAAGATAGTGACGATTACCCCTGAATATTCGCCGCCGGCAACAAAATCGGACTACTGGATTCCGGTCCGGCCAGCCAGTGATACAGCGCTTCTTCTCGGGATCACAAAGCTGCTGATCGACGAAAAGAAATACGACCCGGCGTTCATCAAGCGGTTTTCGGATTTCCCGCTGCTGGTTCGTGCCGATACGCTCAAGCGCCTTCAGCCGGCGGATGTAATTCCAGGATACAAGCCCAAGGACCTTTCGGACTCTCCCTCCATGAAGGAACAGGGCCTGACCAGAGAGCAACGTGAGACGCTCGGTGATTACATGGTCTGGGATATGAAAGCCGGCGCAGCTGTCCCGGTGAGCCGTGACGATGTGGGCACACGCTATGACAGTCTTGGCATTGATGCCGCACTTGAAGGGAAATTCAGGATAAAGCTTCTCGATGGGAAAACGGCCGAAGTTTATCCTCTGTTCGAACTCTACAAGCTTCACCTGAAGGATTACGACCTGGATTCGGTCCATGAGATTACCGGTGCTCCCAAGGAACTGGTGCGGCGGCTGACCAATGACATTGCCACCATCAAGCCGGTGGCGATCCATGTAGGAGAAGGACTGAATCACTGGTTTCATGCCACGGAGATGAACCGGGCGGTCTATCTGCCACTGATCCTTACAGGGAATATCGGTGAACCGGGTGCCGGAAGTTACACGTGGGCGGGGAACTACAAGGCTGCAATTTTCCAGGGGTCCAAGTGGTCAGGCCCCGGATTCAAGGGCTGGATAGGTGAGGATCCGTGGGAGCTGAACCTAGATCCCTCGGCAGATGGAAAGTCGATCCACGCTCATATGTATTCGAAGGACGAGGAACCCGGCTACTGGAATTACGGCGACAAGGCCCTAGTGGTTGATACGCCCAAATACGGCCGGAAATCATTCACCGGACACAGCCATATGCCGACGCCCACCAAGGTCATGTGGTTCACCAATGTCAACCTGATCAACAACGCCAAGTGGGTTTACGAGATGGTCCAGAACGTAAACCCGAATGTCGAATTGATCATGTCGACCGATATCGAGCTGAACGGGACGATTGAATACTGTGACATTGCATTGGCAGCAAATTCATGGGTCGAGGCGCAGGTGCATGAAATCACTGCCTCCTGTTCCAATCCATTCCTGCAGATATGGAAGGGCGGGCTGGCTCCGGTTTATGACACCCGCGACGATGCGCGAATCCTGGCGGAGATGTCGAAGAAGATAGGAGATCTCGTTGGAGAGTCGCGGTTTGCGGACATGTGGAAGTTCGTTCTGGAAGGTTCCACGGATGCCTATATCCAGCGTCTGCTCGACTCTTCCACCACGACACGCGGTTACAAGCTCGCCGATATCATGTCCGGCAAGTACGGGGAGTCCGGCGTCGCCCTTCTTAATTTCCGGACCTATCCGAGAGTGGCATTCTATGAGCAGATTCACGATCCACAGCCATTCTACACACCAACGGGCCGTCTCCAGGCATACAACGATGAGCCCGAGGTGATCGAATACGGCGAGAACTTCATTGTTCACAGGGAAGGTCCGGAAGCGACCCCCTACCTGCCAAACGTTATTGTCAGCTCGAATCCCTTTATTCGTCCGGAGGATTACGGGATTCCTCCCGGCCACATGGGTGCGGATGAGCGGCAGATCCGCAACATCAGGCTGCCATGGAAGGAAGTCAAAAAGACAAAGAACCCGTTATGGGAGAAAGGCTACAAGTTTATCTGCCTTACGCCGAAGTCCCGGCATTCCACCCATTCTTCCTGGTTTACGACGGACTGGCATTTCATCTGGAACAACGATTTTGGTGACCCCTACCGGCTGGACAAACGTGCCGCTGGCGTTGGTGAACATCAGGTTCATATCAATCCGCAGGCAGCCAGGGAAATGGGCATTGAGGATGGGGACTACGTGTATGTGGACGCTAATCCCGCCGACCGGCCGTATACCGGTTGGAAACCCGATGACCCGTTCTACCGGGTTTCCCGGCTGATGCTGCGGGCGAGATACAACCCTGCCTATCCGTATGGAATAGTGATGATCAAGCACGGTGCATGGATGGCAACCGAGCGTACCGTGAAAGCGGCCGAAACGCGCCCAGACGGGCGGGCCCAGTCACTCGATACGGGATACCAGTCGAACTACCGGTACGGATCCCACCAGTCGATCACACGGGGCTGGCTGATGCCGATGCATCAGCTCGACAGCCTGTTCCACAAGGCCAAAGTGTACATGAGCTACCTGTTTGGCGGCGAAGCCGACAACCACGCGGTCAACACCGTTCCGAAAGAGACACTGGTCAAGGTATCCAAGGCCGAAGATGGGGGCTTGGGTGGAGTAGGGCTGTTTGCGCCCACCAGGCGCGGGATGATGCCCGGAAACGAGTCCGGATGGATGCAACGCTATCTGGCTGGCGAGCTCACCCGGAAAGGTTGA
- a CDS encoding sigma-54-dependent Fis family transcriptional regulator translates to MNVSFCNYLEVIQISGLYISPDHPKYPLLGDVVVLPDGFSSKDFFVLFVGQSRSLEISANRWAGMRGEPFRSLREVLNPLPVHPGEIWVCILEREQDISGSLVEALRISPGLACLSHEEMALARRALDVGFRDYLCIPTAESVLFRRLDALHNWKHRPEPVKVHLTDELLQAADILVRKEDLDPNVVAAIETVAPFPTTVLLQGETGSGKEVAARIIHVLSQKAKGPFVSINLAAMPRDLVESELFGHVRGSFTGATQSRKGAFSVARGGTLFLDEIGEAPLEIQVKLLRAIQNREYLPVGAERAERSDCRIIAATHRNLLAEVEAGRFRQDLYYRLSVYPVELKPLRERIDDLPMLARAIVEKLNNRLGTSVTGIDSEAIRRMSEYGWPGNVRELENVLERAMITVQSGRIPPDVIHIDAEAARPSTVSRTVIIEVKDSDFGGSFDLDRTLAEFELALVRRALDLSGGNLSQAARLLGIPRTTLHNRLIRSGVRVDEEPS, encoded by the coding sequence GTGAATGTCTCTTTTTGTAACTATCTGGAAGTAATACAGATTTCGGGTTTATATATCTCTCCAGATCATCCAAAATATCCACTTCTGGGCGATGTTGTTGTCCTGCCTGACGGTTTTTCGTCGAAGGATTTCTTTGTGCTGTTTGTGGGACAGAGCCGGTCACTTGAAATATCGGCCAACCGATGGGCCGGAATGCGGGGCGAGCCCTTCCGTTCCCTTCGCGAAGTGCTGAATCCGCTACCCGTCCATCCGGGCGAAATCTGGGTCTGCATCCTGGAGCGGGAACAGGATATTTCCGGTTCTCTGGTCGAGGCATTGAGAATTTCGCCGGGACTCGCCTGCCTGTCTCATGAGGAAATGGCACTGGCCCGGCGGGCTCTTGATGTGGGGTTCAGGGACTATCTGTGCATCCCAACGGCCGAGTCTGTTCTGTTCCGGCGGCTGGATGCATTGCACAACTGGAAGCACCGGCCGGAACCCGTGAAGGTCCACCTGACCGATGAGCTCCTTCAGGCGGCGGATATTCTTGTCCGGAAAGAAGATCTGGACCCCAATGTGGTTGCCGCGATTGAAACTGTGGCACCGTTTCCGACGACTGTTCTGCTTCAGGGAGAAACGGGGTCGGGAAAGGAAGTGGCCGCACGGATAATCCACGTTCTGAGCCAGAAGGCCAAGGGGCCGTTTGTTTCAATCAATCTTGCCGCCATGCCCAGGGATCTGGTGGAGAGCGAACTGTTTGGCCATGTGCGGGGTTCGTTTACCGGCGCCACCCAGTCGCGCAAGGGGGCATTCTCGGTCGCACGCGGTGGCACGCTGTTTCTCGACGAGATCGGCGAGGCGCCGCTCGAAATCCAGGTGAAGCTCCTCAGGGCGATTCAGAACCGTGAATATCTGCCGGTCGGAGCCGAACGGGCCGAACGGAGCGACTGCCGTATCATTGCGGCGACGCACCGGAATCTGCTCGCAGAGGTTGAAGCTGGCCGCTTCCGGCAGGATCTGTACTACCGTCTCTCCGTCTATCCGGTTGAACTCAAGCCGCTTCGCGAGCGCATTGATGACCTGCCAATGCTTGCGAGAGCGATTGTTGAGAAGCTGAATAACCGGCTAGGGACGTCGGTCACTGGCATCGACAGCGAGGCGATCAGGCGGATGAGCGAATATGGCTGGCCGGGAAACGTCCGGGAACTGGAAAACGTCCTTGAACGGGCGATGATTACGGTCCAGTCAGGCCGGATACCGCCTGATGTGATCCACATCGACGCGGAAGCCGCCCGGCCATCAACCGTCAGCAGGACGGTTATTATCGAGGTAAAGGATTCTGACTTCGGGGGATCGTTCGATCTGGACCGGACATTGGCGGAATTCGAACTGGCTCTCGTTCGCAGGGCACTGGACCTGTCAGGCGGAAACCTGTCCCAGGCCGCACGGCTGCTGGGGATCCCCCGGACCACGCTTCACAACCGGCTGATTCGTTCCGGGGTCCGGGTTGATGAGGAGCCTAGTTGA